The following are from one region of the Mauremys reevesii isolate NIE-2019 linkage group 2, ASM1616193v1, whole genome shotgun sequence genome:
- the GEM gene encoding GTP-binding protein GEM, translating to MTLNNVTMRRSSSALHAQQQRWSIPADGRHLTVHKNPHEYNVRKRYTMNPDDYYRRSWSSESSDSVISSESGNTYYRVVMIGEHGVGKSTLANIFAGVHDSMDSDCDVLGEDTYERTLMVDGESATIILLDMWENKSEEEWIQDHCMQVGDAYLIVYSITDRASFEKASELRIQLRRARQTEDIPIILVGNKSDLVRCREVSVSEGRACAVVFDCKFIETSAAVQHNVKELFEGIVRQVRLRRDSKEKNERRLAYQKRRESIPKKARRFWGKIVAKNNKNMAFKLKSKSCHDLSVL from the exons ATGACTTTGAATAACGTCACCATGCGTCGCAGCAGCAGCGCGCTGCACGCACAGCAGCAACGCTGGAGCATCCCTGCCGATGGAAGGCACCTGACCGTCCACAAAAACCCCCATGAGTACAACGTGCGCAAGAGATACACTATGAACCCCGATGATTATTACCGAAGGAGTTGGTCATCAGAGTCTTCCGATTCAGTCATTTCCTCCGAGTCCGGAAATACCTACTACCGGGTGGTAATGATTGGGGAGCATGGAGTGGGGAAATCTACCTTGGCCAATATCTTTGCAGGCGTACATGACAGCATGGACAGTGACTGTGATGTGCTAGGAG AAGATACATATGAACGGACCTTGATGGTAGATGGTGAAAGCGCAACCATTATACTGCTTGACATGTGGGAAAATAAG AGTGAAGAAGAATGGATCCAAGATCACTGCATGCAAGTAGGAGATGCATACTTGATTGTCTACTCCATCACAGACCGAGCGAGCTTTGAGAAAGCCTCTGAACTAAGAATACAGCTCCGCAGGGCACGCCAGACAGAAGATATTCCCATTATTTTAGTGGGCAACAAAAGCGATCTCGTCAGGTGCCGTGAAGTCTCTGTGTCAG AGGGCCGCGCTTGTGCTGTTGTGTTTGACTGTAAGTTCATCGAGACCTCCGCAGCTGTCCAGCACAACGTGAAGGAACTATTTGAAGGAATTGTGCGGCAGGTCCGGCTAAGAAGGGACAGCAAGGAAAAGAACGAGAGGAGGCTGGCATatcagaagaggagagagagcatTCCTAAGAAAGCCAGGCGGTTCTGGGGCAAAATAGTTGCCAAGAACAACAAGAATATGGCCTTCAAACTTAAGTCCAAGTCTTGCCATGACCTATCAGTACTTTAA